One segment of Panicum virgatum strain AP13 chromosome 3K, P.virgatum_v5, whole genome shotgun sequence DNA contains the following:
- the LOC120699194 gene encoding probable glycerol-3-phosphate acyltransferase 3 — MIAMAKKPSALPRSFLSLRRLLRRSISGRHYRRTMSSATGIKAAPAQDKLKDRTVLVDVEGWLLRSPLSTFPYFMIIAVEAGSFLRGLLLLLVYPVLCLLALIGLDLRLEALVMVSLFGLREREVARVSKAVLPKFFLEDVTMEGLEAFKKAGTVVAVTTALPRVMVEGFLKEYLGVHAIIGREVAVAAGCYVGFLEEEHAGMERVGAFLEEMEETRSKGDGAVGLLGAVGRPVHHVVSRYCKETYVISEADKKAWQPLPRDKYPNKLVFHDGRLAFRPTFFAALAMYTYLPLGIFLAALRCLAFGVLPYRVSVPLAAATGMRSRLVAGPSPDASREKNKVGGRLYVCNHRTLLDPITVAAGLNKPVTAVTYSVSPVSELLAPIRTARLTRDRDEDRRRMEALLARGDLVVCPEGTTCREPYLLRFSPLFAELTGEVTPVALDTRVDMFYGTSTKPGDKWLDPFYFMMNSQPEYRVEFLERVATAPAEGEAGGHGHSIQAANQVQLVLGEALGFELTGLTRKDKYMMLAGNEGVVSGGAKK; from the exons ATGATAGCCATGGCGAAGAAGCCTTCCGCCCTCCCCAGGTCCTTCCTgtccctccgccgcctcctccggcgaaGCATCTCGGGGCGGCACTACCGCCGCACCATGTCGTCGGCGACGGGGATTAAGGCGGCTCCAGCACAAGACAAGCTGAAAGACCGGACGGTGCTGGTCGACGTGGAGGGATGGCTCCTGCGCTCGCCGCTCTCCACCTTTCCTTACTTCATGATCATCGCCGTCGAGGCCGGCAGCTtcctccgcggcctcctcctcctgctggtaTACCCGGTCCTGTGCCTCCTGGCCCTCATCGGCCTTGACCTGCGCCTCGAGGCCTTGGTCATGGTGTCCCTCTTCGggctgagggagagagaggtggcCAGGGTTTCCAAGGCGGTGCTACCCAAGTTCTTCCTGGAAGACGTGACCATGGAGGGCCTCGAAGCTTTTAAGAAGGCGGGCACCGTCGTTGCGGTGACCACGGCGCTCCCAAGGGTCATGGTGGAGGGCTTCCTCAAGGAGTACCTCGGCGTCCATGCCATCATCGGGCGGGAGGTCGCCGTGGCAGCTGGCTGTTACGTTGGTTTCTTGGAGGAGGAGCACGCGGGCATGGAGAGGGTTGGAGCCTTCCTCGAGGAAATGGAGGAGACGAGGAGCAAAGGTGATGGAGCTGTGGGACTTCTTGGTGCAGTCGGCAGGCCGGTGCACCACGTGGTCTCGCGCTATTGCAAG GAGACCTATGTCATAAGCGAAGCCGACAAGAAGGCGTGGCAGCCATTGCCGAGGGACAAGTACCCCAACAAGTTGGTCTTCCACGACGGCCGCCTCGCCTTCAGGCCGACCTTCTTCGCGGCGCTCGCCATGTACACCTACCTCCCCTTGGGAATCTTCCTCGCCGCCTTACGCTGCCTCGCATTTGGCGTGCTACCCTACCGCGTCTCTGTCCCGCTGGCCGCGGCCACCGGCATGCGCTCCCGCCTTGTCGCCGGCCCGTCCCCGGACGCCAGCAGAGAGAAAAACAAGGTAGGTGGGCGCCTCTACGTCTGCAACCACCGCACCCTCCTCGACCCGATCACAGTCGCTGCAGGCCTGAACAAGCCCGTGACGGCGGTGACGTATAGCGTGAGCCCGGTCTCAGAGCTGCTCGCACCCATCCGCACGGCGCGACTTACGCGGGACCGGGACGAGGACCGCCGGCGCATGGAGGCGTTGCTGGCGCGCGGCGACCTCGTGGTGTGCCCGGAAGGCACGACGTGCCGCGAGCCCTACCTGCTCCGGTTCAGCCCTCTGTTCGCCGAGCTCACCGGCGAGGTGACCCCCGTCGCTCTCGACACCCGCGTCGACATGTTCTACGGCACGTCCACCAAGCCCGGGGACAAGTGGCTTGACCCGTTCTACTTCATGATGAACTCGCAGCCGGAGTACCGCGTCGAGTTTCTGGAGCGCGTGGCCACCGCCCCCGCCGAAGGCGAGGCTGGCGGACATGGCCACAGTATCCAAGCGGCCAACCAGGTGCAGCTCGTGCTTGGCGAGGCACTAGGATTCGAGCTCACCGGGCTCACGAGGAAGGACAAGTACATGATGCTGGCTGGGAATGAAGGTGTCGTGTCGGGTGGCGCCAAGAAGTAG